In Aliiglaciecola sp. LCG003, a genomic segment contains:
- a CDS encoding acyl-CoA dehydrogenase translates to MSGLAQFDWQDPFHLNAMLSEEERMLKDTAHQFCQQRLMTRVLKANREEYFDRDIMTEMGELGLLGATLPTEYGCAGVSYVAYGLIAREVERVDSGYRSAMSVQSSLVMHPIYTYGSEQQRLKYLPKLASGEWVGCFGLTEPNSGSDPASMTTHAKPADGGYVLTGNKMWITNSPIADVFVVWAKLNGVIRGFILEKGMGGLTAPKIEGKFSLRASITGEIVMDNVFVPEENILPNVTGLKGPFGCLNKARYGIAWGALGAAEFCWHAARQYCLDRSQFGRPLAANQLIQKKLADMQTEIALGLLGCLQAGRLMDQNALAPEVISLIKRNSCGKALDIARVARDMHGGNGISDEFHVIRHVMNLEAVNTYEGTHDIHALILGRAQTGLQAFTS, encoded by the coding sequence ATGTCTGGATTGGCACAATTCGATTGGCAAGACCCGTTTCATTTAAATGCTATGTTGTCAGAGGAAGAGCGCATGTTGAAAGACACCGCTCATCAATTTTGCCAACAACGCCTTATGACCAGAGTGTTGAAAGCTAATCGTGAAGAATATTTTGATCGTGACATCATGACCGAGATGGGGGAACTAGGCCTACTCGGGGCTACGTTGCCTACGGAGTATGGTTGTGCTGGGGTCAGCTATGTCGCCTATGGATTAATTGCTCGAGAAGTTGAGCGAGTAGACAGCGGATATCGCAGCGCCATGAGTGTGCAATCATCCCTAGTGATGCATCCTATTTATACTTACGGCAGCGAACAGCAACGACTTAAGTATTTACCTAAATTGGCCAGTGGCGAATGGGTAGGCTGTTTTGGGCTGACAGAACCTAATTCAGGGTCGGATCCGGCTAGCATGACTACTCATGCTAAGCCTGCAGATGGGGGCTATGTGCTGACGGGAAACAAGATGTGGATTACTAATTCACCCATTGCAGATGTGTTTGTTGTTTGGGCTAAACTAAATGGCGTGATCCGCGGCTTTATTCTCGAAAAAGGCATGGGTGGGTTAACGGCCCCCAAAATTGAGGGTAAGTTCTCGTTGCGTGCCTCAATTACCGGTGAAATTGTAATGGATAACGTTTTTGTGCCAGAGGAAAATATATTGCCAAATGTAACGGGGTTGAAAGGACCATTTGGCTGTCTGAATAAAGCCCGCTATGGCATTGCTTGGGGCGCTCTTGGCGCGGCTGAGTTTTGCTGGCACGCTGCACGTCAGTATTGCCTCGACCGCAGTCAGTTCGGTCGGCCATTGGCAGCTAACCAATTGATTCAAAAGAAATTGGCCGATATGCAAACTGAAATTGCTTTAGGTTTGTTAGGGTGTTTACAAGCGGGCCGCCTGATGGATCAAAATGCACTAGCCCCTGAAGTAATTTCACTTATCAAACGCAACTCTTGCGGGAAGGCATTAGATATCGCTCGAGTCGCCCGTGATATGCACGGTGGGAATGGGATTTCTGATGAATTTCATGTAATTAGGCACGTGATGAATTTAGAGGCGGTGAATACCTATGAAGGGACACATGATATCCATGCCTTGATTTTAGGTCGGGCGCAAACTGGCTTGCAGGCTTTCACCAGTTAA
- a CDS encoding bifunctional diguanylate cyclase/phosphodiesterase, which produces MQQSLIQALGIVNCAILKRLDEDHFQVVHNNQDWFYALAPEAEHKSSFVFSKNSAFLEYFFVDAENFWKIGNDGQIQSGIWSEQTANALLRLEAIAAVSKGESYLVINNLEADYNKQQKTLQIARELLISNDQMQAQHDYLHARLDEVLHQKHDLQSLQKPIDEVIQKAEIGVIITDANFQLISQNPYAFELFELANQQTNTSPLEIVQGLFNKQFPEFDRIVHTSSRWHGELFWHKAPYTSKWLQLALYPVKDINQNTQNWVFILSDVSRLKYLTQKNEKLSLYDTVTNLPNRQLFWQTLEHNIETSKHCFVLYMDVKHFKRVNEIYGHQTGDHLLVNIAERVSSLLGENDLCARIGGNEFGLLLQEYKDQQQCLEFSQRLIELIEQPFYTDGDDKLQIAINIGAAHFPSDANDSEELMKFADLAMFAAKKSNKSKLSFYSKALKEASTKRLELEKSLRIAIEEGQFELYLQPIVDLHSNQIIKAEALIRWRLPDGSLTSPDEFIPLAEQTGLIIPIGNWVMTRAAEMLKTLLQHKPGLRISVNLSPRQVADRNIFDFIKSVLKHAGIPASNLELELTEGVLIESFEKVQKLLHDVRSLGISVSIDDFGTGYSSLAYLQKLPIDHLKIDRSFVRDLETNESDKAIVLAVIALAHSLKLSVIAEGVENIAQMQFLVKHQCDKAQGYLFSRPIPFDDFCQLLVMEKKNNSL; this is translated from the coding sequence ATGCAACAGTCTCTAATCCAGGCTTTGGGCATAGTAAATTGTGCAATATTGAAACGGCTTGACGAGGACCACTTTCAAGTCGTACACAATAACCAAGATTGGTTTTACGCCCTTGCACCGGAAGCTGAACACAAGTCATCTTTTGTTTTCTCCAAAAACTCTGCCTTCCTTGAGTACTTTTTTGTAGATGCTGAAAATTTCTGGAAAATTGGCAATGACGGGCAAATTCAATCAGGTATTTGGAGTGAACAAACGGCGAATGCCTTACTTCGCCTAGAAGCGATAGCGGCAGTATCTAAGGGCGAGTCATATCTAGTCATCAATAATTTAGAAGCTGACTACAATAAGCAACAAAAAACCCTGCAAATTGCCCGAGAGCTCCTTATTTCCAATGACCAAATGCAGGCACAGCATGACTATTTGCACGCCAGATTAGACGAAGTGTTACATCAGAAACATGACCTGCAATCGTTGCAAAAGCCAATTGACGAAGTTATTCAAAAAGCCGAAATAGGCGTGATCATTACTGACGCTAACTTTCAGCTCATTAGTCAGAATCCCTATGCATTTGAATTATTTGAATTGGCTAATCAACAAACCAACACTAGCCCGTTGGAAATAGTACAGGGTTTATTCAACAAGCAATTTCCCGAATTTGACCGTATAGTCCATACCTCAAGTCGCTGGCATGGAGAATTGTTTTGGCACAAAGCGCCCTATACTAGCAAATGGCTGCAACTGGCCTTATATCCTGTGAAGGATATTAATCAAAATACGCAAAATTGGGTGTTTATTCTCAGTGATGTATCACGACTTAAATACCTAACCCAAAAGAATGAAAAACTGAGTTTGTATGACACCGTGACTAATTTGCCAAATCGACAATTATTTTGGCAGACTCTGGAACATAACATTGAAACCTCTAAACATTGTTTTGTGTTGTATATGGATGTAAAACATTTCAAGCGGGTTAACGAGATATATGGCCATCAAACAGGCGATCATCTGCTGGTCAATATAGCGGAACGAGTCAGCTCTTTACTGGGTGAAAATGATCTTTGCGCAAGGATAGGAGGCAATGAATTTGGTCTATTACTGCAAGAATATAAAGATCAGCAACAATGTCTAGAGTTTTCCCAGCGCCTGATAGAGCTGATAGAGCAGCCTTTTTACACTGATGGTGATGACAAACTGCAAATTGCGATCAATATTGGCGCAGCTCACTTCCCCTCTGATGCCAATGATTCAGAAGAATTAATGAAGTTTGCTGATTTAGCCATGTTCGCCGCCAAAAAATCCAACAAAAGTAAATTGAGTTTCTATTCCAAAGCACTCAAGGAAGCGTCAACCAAGCGATTAGAGTTAGAAAAGTCGCTACGTATCGCGATTGAAGAAGGCCAGTTTGAACTATACCTGCAACCCATTGTGGACCTTCACAGCAACCAAATTATTAAAGCTGAAGCACTTATTCGCTGGCGCCTGCCGGATGGCAGTTTAACGAGTCCAGATGAATTTATTCCGCTGGCCGAGCAGACAGGTCTGATCATTCCAATCGGTAACTGGGTCATGACCCGCGCAGCTGAAATGCTTAAGACCTTGTTACAGCATAAACCAGGCTTGAGAATTTCAGTTAATTTATCTCCCCGACAAGTGGCCGATCGTAACATTTTTGACTTCATCAAATCGGTCCTTAAACACGCGGGCATCCCTGCCAGTAATCTGGAACTTGAACTGACAGAAGGGGTATTGATAGAAAGTTTTGAAAAGGTTCAAAAGCTACTACATGATGTGCGCAGTTTAGGTATCTCTGTCTCCATCGATGATTTTGGGACAGGTTACAGCTCTTTGGCTTATTTACAAAAATTGCCAATTGATCATTTGAAAATTGACCGCTCTTTCGTGCGTGATCTAGAAACAAATGAGAGTGACAAAGCCATAGTGTTAGCTGTCATAGCGCTGGCCCATAGTTTGAAGTTAAGTGTTATTGCTGAGGGCGTTGAGAACATCGCTCAAATGCAATTTTTGGTTAAGCACCAGTGTGATAAAGCCCAAGGGTATCTGTTCAGCAGGCCAATACCCTTTGACGACTTTTGTCAGTTACTAGTGATGGAGAAAAAAAATAACAGCCTGTGA
- a CDS encoding Rab family GTPase, with amino-acid sequence MIQKKICLLGPSGVGKTSLVRQFVEGIFSDKYLTTIGVKIDKKLIDLAIEQVQLMVWDLEGIDRYCGFQARYLRGASAYVIVTDHTRSQSLVEALEIHHMARAVSNVPAILVVNKCDLDVAWHWTEDELNGYSKEFVASFNTSAKTGQQVEEMFKFVAQLTLK; translated from the coding sequence ATGATCCAAAAGAAAATTTGCTTACTTGGCCCATCAGGAGTAGGCAAAACCAGTTTAGTCAGACAGTTCGTAGAAGGTATTTTCTCGGATAAATACCTGACGACTATTGGCGTTAAAATTGATAAAAAGCTAATTGACCTTGCCATCGAGCAAGTGCAGCTTATGGTCTGGGATTTAGAAGGCATAGACAGATACTGTGGGTTTCAAGCTAGGTACCTGCGTGGTGCATCAGCTTACGTTATCGTTACCGATCATACACGTTCACAAAGTTTGGTTGAGGCACTTGAAATTCATCACATGGCAAGAGCGGTTTCCAATGTTCCGGCTATTCTGGTGGTTAATAAATGTGATCTCGATGTAGCCTGGCATTGGACAGAAGATGAGTTAAACGGATACAGCAAAGAATTTGTCGCATCTTTCAACACTAGCGCTAAAACGGGCCAGCAAGTGGAAGAGATGTTCAAGTTTGTTGCCCAGCTCACACTAAAATGA
- a CDS encoding alpha-ketoacid dehydrogenase subunit alpha/beta translates to MQDRNQLFKQVFIDKVRGGEFPPSNIKLSLQAANLDAAQLLDLFESQIMSRHLDLRSRELQKAGQSFYTIGSAGHEGNAAISMAFRTTDMAFLHYRSAAFVIQRAKHEPNQQPLYDMLLSFCASSEDPVSGGRHKVLGSKSLFIPPQTSTIASHLPKAVGTAFSLALAHRKQSSEQAKIKTVLPDDSVIICSFGDASANHSTAQGAFNTAAWAAFQSVPLPIVFVCEDNNIGISTATPKGWIKANFENRPGIHYLECDGLNLLDTYRNAKQAARIARQLHKPVFLHVRTVRLLGHAGSDSEFAYRTQQCIEENEAQDPLLHSAKLILDNHILDTQGIIDLYQNIDKLVEELSEKAAARPRLTSAQQIQASLIPSQTVKDSFVQLNSQQRADLFSHEKHNLNKKQHMAKLLNWALLDVLASYSNALIFGEDVGKKGGVYNVTAKLSDKFGPSRVVNTLLDEQSILGAAIGLAHNGYLPIPEIQFLAYVHNAEDQIRGEAATLSFFSNGQFTNPMVIRIAGLAYQRGFGGHFHNDNSFAVFRDIPGVIIACPSNGADAVDMFRTCVATAQIEQRVVIFIEPIALYMKKDLHEDGDQLWSFEYVPPQQNRVMGVGDIGVKGDGKQLCIISYGNGFYLSCQAQKELQEQGFEVRVVDLRWLAPLNETAIIEQVKACEKILIVDECRKTGSISEALMTLIYEHNERITSRRLTAQDCFIPLGNASYEVLPSKQQIIDMAVALIKQ, encoded by the coding sequence ATGCAGGATCGCAATCAATTGTTCAAGCAAGTGTTCATCGACAAAGTTCGTGGAGGCGAATTCCCCCCGTCCAATATTAAATTGTCTTTGCAAGCTGCCAACTTAGACGCAGCTCAGTTGCTGGATTTATTTGAAAGCCAAATAATGAGCCGCCATTTGGATCTCAGATCCCGAGAGCTGCAAAAAGCAGGACAGAGTTTTTATACCATTGGTAGTGCTGGCCATGAAGGCAATGCAGCCATTTCAATGGCATTTAGAACCACAGATATGGCTTTTTTGCATTATCGCAGCGCAGCCTTCGTGATTCAACGGGCCAAACACGAGCCCAATCAGCAGCCCTTGTATGACATGTTATTGAGCTTTTGTGCGTCAAGTGAAGATCCTGTTTCAGGGGGACGTCATAAAGTACTAGGTAGCAAGTCGCTTTTTATTCCTCCACAAACCAGCACTATTGCGTCTCACCTACCCAAAGCAGTAGGGACTGCGTTTAGTTTAGCCTTAGCCCATCGCAAGCAAAGCTCTGAACAAGCTAAAATTAAAACAGTTTTGCCTGATGATAGCGTCATTATATGTAGCTTTGGTGATGCTTCAGCGAACCATTCTACTGCGCAAGGAGCATTTAATACTGCAGCTTGGGCCGCATTTCAATCGGTTCCTCTGCCCATAGTGTTTGTCTGTGAGGACAATAATATTGGTATTTCCACCGCCACGCCAAAGGGCTGGATCAAAGCTAACTTTGAAAATAGACCCGGCATTCATTATCTAGAATGTGATGGCCTAAATTTGCTCGATACCTATCGAAATGCTAAACAAGCGGCGCGTATTGCACGGCAATTACATAAACCGGTATTTCTGCACGTGCGCACGGTGAGACTCTTGGGCCATGCCGGATCGGATTCTGAGTTCGCCTACCGAACCCAGCAATGTATAGAAGAAAATGAAGCGCAGGATCCCTTGTTACACAGTGCTAAGCTTATATTAGATAACCACATTCTAGATACTCAAGGTATTATCGATTTATACCAAAATATTGATAAGCTGGTGGAAGAGCTTAGCGAAAAGGCTGCCGCTCGGCCACGGCTGACGTCAGCGCAGCAAATACAAGCGAGCTTAATACCCTCACAGACAGTGAAAGATAGTTTTGTGCAACTAAATTCACAGCAACGAGCTGACTTGTTCAGTCACGAAAAGCATAACCTCAATAAGAAACAGCATATGGCGAAGCTGCTCAATTGGGCGCTATTGGATGTGCTGGCCAGCTATAGTAACGCGTTGATCTTTGGTGAAGACGTTGGCAAAAAAGGTGGGGTGTATAATGTCACCGCTAAGTTAAGTGATAAGTTCGGTCCCAGTCGGGTAGTTAACACCTTACTCGATGAGCAATCTATTTTAGGTGCGGCTATCGGTTTGGCCCACAATGGCTACTTGCCTATCCCTGAAATCCAATTTCTCGCCTATGTGCATAACGCAGAAGATCAAATCCGTGGTGAAGCAGCAACCTTGTCGTTCTTCTCAAACGGTCAATTTACCAATCCTATGGTGATCCGCATTGCCGGATTGGCTTACCAACGAGGATTTGGTGGTCATTTTCACAATGATAACTCCTTTGCTGTTTTTCGTGACATTCCAGGCGTCATAATTGCCTGTCCCTCAAACGGGGCTGACGCGGTGGATATGTTTAGAACTTGTGTGGCAACAGCGCAAATAGAGCAACGAGTGGTTATTTTTATTGAACCCATTGCATTGTATATGAAGAAAGATTTGCATGAGGACGGGGACCAATTATGGTCGTTCGAATATGTTCCGCCGCAACAAAATCGAGTCATGGGGGTAGGGGATATTGGTGTCAAAGGAGACGGAAAACAGCTGTGTATTATTTCCTATGGAAATGGCTTTTACCTATCTTGCCAAGCACAAAAAGAGCTGCAAGAGCAAGGTTTTGAAGTTCGAGTGGTTGATCTGCGCTGGTTGGCGCCTCTGAATGAAACGGCCATCATCGAGCAGGTAAAGGCTTGTGAAAAGATTTTAATTGTCGATGAATGCCGCAAAACAGGCTCTATCAGTGAAGCCCTAATGACCTTGATATATGAGCATAATGAGAGAATCACAAGTAGACGATTAACCGCTCAAGACTGTTTCATTCCATTAGGTAATGCATCGTATGAAGTATTACCGAGTAAGCAACAGATTATCGATATGGCAGTGGCGCTGATTAAGCAATAG